The window CCGAAACTATTGATTTTTGATGAGCCTTTTTCAGGATTTGATCCTATTAACGCAAATTTAATTAAAGACGAAATTTTACGCTTAAAAGATAATGGAGCAACCGTAATTTTTTCTACACATAGAATGGAATCTGTTGAAGAATTGTGTGATCATATTGCGCTAATCCATAAATCTAACAAAATATTAGATGGTAAATTAACAGATATAAAAAGACAATTTAAAACCAATACCTTTGAAGTTGGTATAAAAGCAGCAGACAAAGTAGCACTTGCCGAAACTATTTCACAAAAATTTGATACATCACTTACCGATTTTAGATCTTTAAACGATGAATTAAAACTAAATATAAAGCTTTCAGAAAACCAAACTTCCAATGATTTGTTGAGCTATTTAACAAGTAAAGGAGAAGTTTCTCACTTTGTAGAAGTCATACCAAGTGCTAACGATATTTTTATTCAAGCAGTAAAGAATAACTAATTTATGAACCATTTACCACTTATTATAAAACGCGAGTATTTAACAAAAGTTAAAAACAAATCGTTTATTATTATGACTATTTTAAGTCCTATTATCATGATAGCGCTTATTGCAGTTGTAGCTTATTTATCACAATTAAATAATAATAAAACACGAATTATTTCTGTTTTAGACGAATCAGAATTAGTTACAGATATTTTTCAAAACGAAGAACATACAAAATATAATATACTTAATAATGTTTCTTTAGCGGATGCTAAAACTATAGTTGAAGAAGCAGAAACCTATGGGTTATTATATATTCCAAAACAAGACAGTATAGATGCATTGGTGAAGCATATTAAGTTTTACTCTAAAGAAACACCGTCATTATCTGTAATATCTGGATTAGAAAGCAAATTAGAAAACCGATTAAGAGATGTTAAATTACAAGAGCAAGGTATCGATTTAGATAAACTTACCGCATCAAGAACCAGTGTTAATATTGCACAAGAAAGTTTTATTGGTGAAAAAACATCGAAATTAGATAGCTATTTTAAATTAGGTTTTGGTTTAGCAGCTGGTTACTTATTATTCATGTTTATTATTATTTATGGTAACATGATTATGCGAAGTATTATTGAAGAAAAAACAAGTAGAATTATTGAAATAATTATTTCTTCGGTAAAACCAATACAATTAATGCTAGGCAAAATTATTGGGACTTCTTTAGCAGGAATCACTCAGTTTGTTATCTGGCTTATTATAGGAAGTATTTTAATGACCGTAGTTTCTGCTGTTTTGGGAATAGACTTAATGCAACAAACACCACAAAATGAAATGTTGCAGCAAGCGATGGAAAACCCGGAAGCTGCAGTAGAAATACAAAATGCAATGGCAGCTTTTTATAACTTACCAATAGGAAACTTAATCATCGCATTTATCTTGTTTTTTATAGGAGGTTATTTATTATACAGTTCGTTATATGCCGCAATTGGAGCAGCAGTAGATAACGAAACCGATACACAACAGTTTATGTTACCTATTATAATGCCATTAGTTTTGGCTGTTTATATTGGTATATTTACGGTAATAGAAGATCCTCATGGTACGGTTTCAACAATATTTTCGTTTATACCATTTACCTCTCCAGTAGTGATGCTAATGCGTATTCCTTTTGGTGTACCCATTTGGCAACAAGTACTTTCTTTTTTACTATTAGTTGGTACCTTTATGTTGACTGTTTGGTTTGCAGCAAAAATTTACAGAGTTGGTATTTTAATGTATGGTAAAAAACCGAGTTATAAAGAGCTTATAAAGTGGATTAAGTATTAATATGAAAGAAATTAAAAACATACTGGGTAAATCTATTCAAATCTCTAAAGATGTAGAGATTAGTGTGCAAAATATTTTAATTTTACTTTTAGTCTTACTATTTGCAACCGTATTTTTAAGACTTCTTAGAAGGCTAATAAGTAGAAAATTACCTAGTGACGATAAGTTAAAATTCAAAGCTGTTTTTTCTTATGCAACATGGTTTAGTTATGTCATTATTGTTTTGGTAACATTACATACTGTTGGAGTTAATGTTACTGGGATTTTTGCAGCATCTGCCGCTTTATTAATTGGTATTGGTTTAGCCTTACAAACCCTTTTTCAAGATATCATTTCCGGTGTATTTATTTTAATAGATCAATCTGTTCATGTTGGAGATATTATTGAATTAGACGGAAAAATTGGTCGTGTAGAAGAAATTAAATTACGTACCACAAGAGCAGTAACTATAGACAATAAAGTGTTGGTAATACCAAATCATTTATATTTAACTAATAGTTTGTATAATTGGACTCAAAACGGAACAACAACTCGGGAGAGTGTGGATGTTGGTGTGGCTTATGGTAGTGATGTACAATTGGTAAAACGTTTGCTTATAGAAGCCGCAAAAGGCCATAAAGATGTTTTAGAATTTCCAGGACCAGCAGTATTATTTATGGATTTTGGAGATAGTTCTCTAAATTTTAAAATTGCTTTTACGCTAAATGATAGTTTTAATGCAAGGATTCCAAAAAGTGATATTCGTTTTGAAATTGACAGACTATTTAGAGAAAACAATGTATCTATTCCTTTTCCACAAAGAGATATTCATATTATTCAGAAATAAAAAAAATAAAGATGCCGAAAATATTAGTAATAGAAGATGAAGCTGCAATTAGAAGAGTATTAGTAAAAATTCTTTCCGAAGAAAATGATACCTATCAAGTAGAAGAAGCGGAAGATGGTTTAGTAGGAATCGAAAAGATTAAGAAAGAAGATTATGACTTAGTGCTTTGCGATATTAAAATGCCAAAAATGGATGGTGTGGAAGTATTAGAAGCAGTTAAAAAAATAAAGCCAGAAACACCAATGGTTATGATTTCTGGTCATGGCGATTTAGATACTGCTGTAAATACGATGCGTCTTGGGGCTTTTGATTATATCTCAAAACCGCCAGATTTAAATCGTTTATTAAATACCGTTCGTATTGCGTTAGATAGAAAAGAGCTTGTTGTAGAAAACAAAATGCTGAAAAAGAAAGTAAGCAAGAATTATAAAATGATAGGAGAGAGTGACGCTATTTCTCATATCAAAGAAATTATAGAAAAGGTAGCACAAACAGATGCTCGTGTTTTAATTACTGGTCCAAATGGTACCGGAAAAGAACTCGTTGCACATTGGTTACACCAAAAAAGCCAACGTTCTAAAGGTGCAATGATAGAGGTGAATTGTGCTGCAATACCTAGCGAACTTATAGAAAGTGAACTTTTCGGACATGTAAAAGGCGCTTTTACAAGCGCAAACAAAGACAGAGCAGGAAAATTTGAAGCTGCAAATGGAGGTACCATCTTTTTAGATGAAATAGGAGATATGAGTCTTTCTGCGCAAGCAAAAGTTTTACGTGCATTACAAGAAAGTAGAATTCAAAGAGTTGGTAGTGATAAAGACATTAAAGTAAATGTTAGAGTAGTAGCTGCAACAAACAAAAATTTAAAAAAGGAAATAGAAGAAGGTAGATTTCGTGAAGATTTATACCACAGACTAGCAGTCATTCTTATAAAAGTTCCTGCTTTAAATGAAAGAAGAGATGATATTCCGTTATTGATAGAATATTTTTCTAAAAAGATAGCAGACGAACAAGGTACAGCGCAAAAAAACTTTTCAGCGAAAGCGATAAAATTATTACAAGAATATGATTGGACAGGAAACATTCGTGAATTACGTAATGTGGTAGAGCGTTTAATTATTCTTGGTGAAAAAGAAGTAAGCGAGAAAGATGTAAAAATGTTTGCGAGTAAGTAAAATAAAAAAGAATTTCAACATAAAACAAGACACTAATGATTTAGTGTCTTGTTTAGTTTAGCATCAAATGTATTAATAATATGTTCTACCTCAATTGGTATCTGGTTATCTTCCACCCAAGTATGTATATCTCCTAAATAATGCATGCCTAAATAGTTTGCAGATGCTACAAAAGGCATATTAAAACCTTTTATTATATCATTACTATTACTCGTACTTATCATAGCCATGTTTTTACCACGTAGTTGTCTTCCTAAATCTTTTTCTGTTCTAATAACATCTGAAATACGATCAAAAAAAGCTTTCATAATGCCGCTCATAGTATACCAATACACAGGAGTTGCAAAAATAATAGTGTCATAGTTTGTAATAACTTCTGTTATGACATCCATGAAATCATCCACTGCATTTTTATACTCATAATCATATTGACCAATAACCTTTGTGTTTAAATCAATAACATCATAGTTCGATTTTGATACAAGATGATTCACAATTTTATAGGTGTCACCAAAACTTCTAGAGCTTCCTTGAAGTATTACAATTTTATGCATTATCCTTAAATTTATTAAGCTAAGAAATGACTTTGATAAGAATAAATGGCTAATTTCTAATAGAAACAATTAATGGTAAAACAGAAAATATTGATGTGTTTTAAAAAGGAACAAAATTAAGGGTGCGTTATATTTTAAAACTCACACTCACACCAGTTTGTATATCAGGACTGTTATTTACGGTAAGATCTTGTTGTAAATAAATAGTGGTAGAAACCTTTCTGGTAAAAGAATATAACAAGGTCCAATAATTATTGTTTTTATATAAGTTGGTAGTCCCAATTCCCCAAGCTTCATGTACATCTGGATGACGAATAGGAATTATATAATCCAACTCCTCCCTTTTATTTAAGCTAGTTTGTATATAAAAATCTAATCCTATAGAATGAGTAGATCCTTTTTTGGATACAAAATTATACTCTAAAGCACTTTCTAAAAAAGCAAGATAATCATTGGTTCCAAATGCGACGTTATCTTTTTTTAAGTCAATAGCATTTTTTCTTATGGCACCAATACCTGTACCTATTTGTGCGTAGTTACCGTTTTTAAATGGAATTTTTTTGATAGCATTTACAGATACACCTAAGTCTATTGATGTATTATATTTCGATAGATTAGTACCAAGATGAGAACCAATATTCATAAAAAAACTTTTGTTTTTATTTATTAACCATTCCGGATAATAATAGTACGTAGTTTCTATTCCGCTTAAAAAAATGTCGTTTTTTTCTAGTTCTACAGTATTACCATTTCTATCGGTGTATTTAATTCCTGCTTCATTTAACTTGAAAACTTTTCTATCAAAAGGATCTTCTCCTCCTGCAATTTTGCTGTGAAAATCTTCAATAAACTTATCGCTTGTAAAAAAAGAAAGCGGATATTCTCCGTTCGTTAGCATAGCAACGCGTAAAGCAACTACTAATTCTTTATTATCACTTAAATTAAAAGCAACATTAGCTTTAATACTTTTAATGACACCATCTATTTGTAATTGAAAAGTTTCAGCATCTAAGTCTTCTACGTCAAAATGATATTGCGCCAAATCCCAATCGTATTTTCTCGCTTCATTTCTTGTCGCTTCGTCATTTGGAATGTATGTAGTTACTGGAGGTCCCCAAACATTAGCACTTTCTAAACTAATATTAACTACACTATGTTTGGTAGCGTGCGTTTTAAAATTTCCTTGCAATCTTGAAAAAAAGATACCAAAAGGATGCGAAGATAAAATGCTAGGTTTTGTAATTCCGTTTTTTATAGTGGTTGGTATGGAATCTGCGTCTTGCGAAAATGTAATAAAAGGAAATAGTATGAGTAAAGATATGCTTAGGTAAAATGTTTTCATGAAGGTTAATTAGTATGACAATAAAGCTACAATATTTATAATAATCTCGCCTAGAAAATTTTAGACAAATTATATGACAGCTATTTTGTAATAGAATTTCTATTAACCAAAAATATTAATATCTTTAAACTTAACTTAAAATGCCTGTAAAATTGAAAGCAATTAAAATAAACGACTTTAAAATACAATCTCAAATAGATATATCTAAACTAACTACAGCCTATGATTTAGAAGCAGATGAAGACGATGTAAAAGATGAATTAAGAAAGGTAAGACGAAAACTTGGAGAACTACAAGATACCCTTTATGCACATGGTAAATATGCAGTTTTGGTTTGCTTACAAGGAATGGATACTGCAGGAAAAGACAGTTTAATTCGTGAGGTATTTAAAGATTTTAATGCAAGAGGAGTAGTAGTACATAGTTTTAAAGTGCCAACCGAGTTAGAGTTAAAACACGATTTTATTTGGAGACATTACATCGCACTTCCCGCTCGTGGTAAGTTTGGCGTCTTTAATAGAACGCATTACGAAAATGTACTCGTAACTAGAGTGCATCCTAGTTATATTATGGGAGAGCATTTGCCTCATGTAAATTCTGTAGAAGATATAGACGATGCTTTCTGGAATACACGCTTTGAGCAAATAAATAATTTTGAAAAGCATATTGCAGAAACCGGAACCATCATTTTTAAATTCTTTTTGAATTTATCTTTAGACGAACAGAAAAACCGGTTACTACGTCGTTTAGATAAACCATCTAAAAACTGGAAATTCTCTCCAGGCGATTTAAAAGAACGTAAACTTTGGGGAGCATACCAAGAATGTTATCAAGATGCTTTAAATAGAACTTCAAAACCACACGCTCCTTGGTTTAATATTCCAGCAGACAATAAACCAACAGCAAGACTTATAGTTGCTCAAATAATGTATGATACCTTAAAGGAGTATACCGATATTAAAGAACCAGAATTAGATGATGCTATAAAAGCAAATATAGCATTGTATAGAGAACAGTTAAGTAAGGAGTAATATCCTTTTATGGGATAGTCCTTTACAATTTACTCGTATTTGATTGTTGCGTTTGCGTATAAATATGTTAAGAATTTTAGGGTAAGATTAAAATAAAAAAAATGAAAGATATATTTGATAAAACGGTTACCGAAGAGGTTTGTAAACGAATTGATTTACTTACCGCTACTTCAGATCGAAAATGGGGGGAAATGACAGTAGACCAAATGTTAGCGCATTGTAATGTTGCTTATGAATCTGTCTATGATAACAAGCACCCAAAACCAAAAGGAATAAAAAAATGGATGCTCAAAACTTTGGTGAAAAATTTTGTTGTAAACGAGAAACCGTATAAAAAAAATGGAAGAACAGCTCCTGAATTTCTTGTAGTAAATGAAAGAGATTTCGAAATAGAAAAAGAGAGATTACATGCATATATAAATAAGACCCAAGAATTAGGAGGTGCTTATTTTGATAATAAAGAAAGTCATTCCTTCGGTAAATTGACAAAAAAAGAGTGGAGTAATATGTTTTACAAACACCTAAATCATCATTTAAATCAATTTGGAGTATGAGTACTACAAGTCACCACGATGCACGAATTGCAAAAATGACATTCGCTTCTGTATATCCGCATTATGTTGAAAAAGTGGAGAAAAAAGCAAGAACCAAAGAAGAACTACATCAAGTAATTCATTGGCTAACGGGTTATAATGAACAAAAAATAGAAGAACTAATAAGCGAAAAAGTAACCTTTGAAACCTTTTTTAAAAACGCAAAATTAAACCCAAATGCAGAATTAATTAAAGGTGTGATTTGTGGTTATAGAATAGAAGATATAGAAAATCAGCTAACCAAAGAAGTACGCTATTTAGATAAATTGGTTGAAGAATTAGCGAGAGGACGAAAAATGGAGAAGATATTGCGAGTAGCATAATTTTTAAAATTTTTAGTTTAATATTAATCCCAACAACAAAATGCAGAAGTCCATTTATTATTTATCGGTTATAGCACTCTTAACCTTTGGTTGCGTTCAGCTAACTTCCGTTCAAGATGTAATACCTAATCACGATAATTTCACCATAAACTCTAGTTTTGTAAACGAAACGCGCGTAATTAATGTGTGGCTTCCGCCAAATTATAAAAATAGTACCGATGCTTTTCCGGTGTTATATATGCCTGATGGCGGAATAAAAGAAGATTTTCCGCATATAGCGAATTCCATAGCCAAACTAGTTGAAAGCAAAAATATTCCGTCAGTAATTCTTGTTGGTATTGAAAATACAGAAAGAGGAAGAGACTTAACAGGTTTTTCGGAAGTGGAAGCAGATGCTGAATATTGTCCGTTAACCGATGGCGCAAAAAACTTTAGAGCATTTATAACCGAAGAATTAATGCTTCAGATAAATACGAAATACAGAACAACTTCTCAAAAAGGTATTATTGGCGAATCCTTAGCTGGTCTTTTTGTTATGGAGACTTTCCTATTACAACCCAACGCATTTGATTTCTATATTGCAATGGATCCTTCCCTTTGGTGGAATAATAACTATCTGGAACAAAATGCTTCCACATACGTAAATGCTTTTCCAAATAAAAAAATCAAACTTTGGTTTGCTGGTTCCGGAGTAGAAGATATTTCCATTCACACCAATAATCTTGCTAAAAGGCTACAACGTAATGCGCCTAGTACCTTAATTTGGAAATATGAAGATGTGCCAAATGAAAAACATAGTACCATTTTTAGAGCTAAAAAAGAACAAGCACTTACTTGGATAATGAATCCAGAGAAATAGCATATAAATTAAGGTTTTATATTTTATTTAAGAATTCTTCATTTATAGAAGTAGTACCTTTAAAACTTGAAATTAGCATCCCTAAAATAATTACACATGAAAAAAATCCTTTTATTTCTTTTCACATTAAGTACCATTACAAGCTATTCGCAAACCGATGAAGAAGTCCTTAGAGAAATTTATACGCAATCTTTAACCAATGGTAAAAGTTATGAGTGGTTAGATTATTTATCTAACCAAATAGGAGGTCGTTTGTCAGGTTCTTTACAAGCAGAATTTGCTGTGCAATGGGGAAAAGAAGAATTAGAAAAACTAGGTTTAGATAAAGTTTGGTTACAAGAAGTAATGGTGCCAAAATGGGTTCGCGGTGCAAAAGAATACGCATATATAGAATCTTCCATAAAGAAAACGACGACCAGTGTTGATATTTGTGCACTTGGTGGTTCTGTAGCAACAAATCCTTTAGGTTTAAAAGCTAAGATTATTGAAGTTCAAAATTTTGAAGAATTAGAAAAGCTTGGAGAAGCTGCAATAAAAGGAAAGATTGTATTCTTCAACCGTCCCATGCAAGAAGATTTAATTAGTACGTTTAATGCGTATGGCGGTTGTGTAAACCAACGGTATAATGGCGCTGTAGAAGCTGAAAAATATGGAGCAGTTGGTGTTATTGTGCGTTCTATGAATATGCGTTTAGACGATTTTCCACATACAGGAAGTATGACCTATGATGATCTTCCTTTAGAAAAACGTATTCCTGCTGCTGCAATAAGTACCAATGGTGCAGAACTCTTAAGCACAGCATTAAAATTAGATGAAAACTTAGAGTTTTATTTCAAACAAAGTTGCTCGCAATTTAAAGATGTACTTTCTTATAATGTCATTGGTGAAATTACAGGAAGTGAGTTTCCTAAAGAGTATTTTGTAGTTGGCGGACATTTAGATTCTTGGGATTTAGGAGATGGATCTCATGATGATGGAGCAGGAGTGGTACAGTCTATGGATGTTTTAAGACTTTTAAAAGCATCTGGAATTAAACCAAAAAGAAGTATTCGTGTTGTTTTATTTATGAATGAAGAAAACGGATTGCGTGGTGGAAATAAATATGCAGAAGAAGCAAAACGAAAAGGAGAAAACCATGTTTTTGCTCTAGAAAGTGATGCCGGCGGATTTACCCCAAGAGGTTTTAGTTTTGATTGTAGCGACGCTAATTTTGACCAAGTATTAAGCTGGAAACCTTTGTTTAAACCATACCTTATTCATTATTTTGAAAAAGGAGGAAGTGGTGCAGATGTTGGGCCATTAAAAAACGATAGTAACGTATTAGCAGGATTACGTCCAGACTCACAACGCTATTTTGATCACCATCATGCCGCTAATGATACTTTTGATGCGGTTAATAAACGGGAACTAGAACTTGGTGCTGCAACCATGACTTCTTTAGTTTACTTGTTTGATAAGTATGGTACAAACCCTCTGCCAAAGCAAAGCGAGATTAAAAATTAATCTAAAAAAAAATAATAGATGCTATTTTATTAACGAATAAAAATAGTATCTGTTTTTTTCATATCCTCTAGCCGTTGCAGTTCTAAAACTAATTGGCTAGCATCCCAATATCCATATTCAAGGACTATTTTTTTATTGATAAATTGATAGGTAATATGAACAGGCATTTCAATTTTTTTATTGTTTTCTAAAAGGTTGCCTTCCCAAATTCCCCAAAAATTCACCCAGTTTTTTCCGTTGTCGTCGGTAACCATTTCAAACTCTCTTCGGTTTTCTTCAAAAGCTCTTGTTAAAAAACTAGAATCATTTCTTTTGTGATATTCTGGTAAACTTTTAGCTGTAAAAAATTGGTCTCTTGTATTGTAATAAACCTTTGCTGTATCTGCATAATTCATCGTTAAGCTATCCCATTTCTGGTAGTCATAATTATTAATAACTGCTTTAACAATGTCAATTTCTGGAGAGTGTTGCGTGTAGCGATTTTTTTTGGTACAGGAAACTATTACAAATAATAGCAGCCCTAGTGCAAGTACATTTTTCATGAAACTAAAATTTAAATTAATAAACCGTTTCCATAAAGAAATAGGAAGATTGTTAATGATAGTATATGTGAGGCAATGTATGCTTTAGTCCGATTAGGAGTCTAATAAAGATACAAAATAAAATATATTAAACGCTGTGTTTTAGTGAATTAAAGTTTTGAGTAAGGTTGGTTGAAATAAAAGAATCCATGCTTTATTTTAATTGTCTTTCGGTTCGATAAATTATTTTCGAAGACCATTAAGCAGTTAATCGTTTATTGTGGTTATTTATAGTAGTATTTTAGGTTGTCTGTTTCCTTTTTGTACTTTTAGTGGACTATTAATCAAACTATTAAAAAAATGAAAAAAAAATTACTTTATCTGGCTTGTTTAGCTACTAGCCTTACTTTTGCACAAAGTATTACTAATTTTAACAGTTCAGACATGTCTATTTACGCTGTTGTAGATGGTACAGTAGATCAAAGCCCAACAGGAGCAAGCACCACATGGAGTTTTACGAGTTTAACATCCACAGGTACTAATGCAGACACCTATGCAGCACCAACAGGTGCTCAAACAAGTTCATTTCCAGGAACAACATATGTGTTTTCTTCTGGTGATAACGATATTTTATTAAAAAGTATTGCTGGAGAACTTTCTATAACTGGAGCAGTAACTCCGGGTTTAGAATTGAATTATATAACAGATAATGCGCTTATTGGTGCATTTCCATTAAGTTTTGGCGATAACAATTCAGATCCAGTTGCTGGAACCTTTAATAGTGGAACTGCTTCGGGTACCTTTTCTGGAAATATTGTGAAAATGGTAGATGGATATGGAACACTTAGTATGAATGTTGTTGGATCTGGAACTTATAGTGGAACCGTTACAAGATTAAAAATGCTACAAACGGTTACATTAGATTTGCCTCCATTTTTAAATAATGCTGGAACGGCAACACAAACTTCTTACTACTATTATGACAATAGTAATGGTAATTTAGTTTTTAGATCAAATACTATAAATATTAATATACCTATTGTTGGAATGGATGAAACAACAACTGTTAATGAAGTATATTTAGTCACTTTGTTGGGACTTGAAGAAAATGTATATAATGAGATATCTTTGGTGCCAAATCCAGTACAGTCCATATTAAACGTAAATTTAAAATCACCAACAACAATTAATGCTATTGTTATTTCAGATATAAATGGAAGA is drawn from Lacinutrix sp. WUR7 and contains these coding sequences:
- a CDS encoding ABC transporter ATP-binding protein, yielding MKNLLEAHAVSKNFGDFKALNNVSISVPKGSIFGLLGPNGAGKTTLIRVINQITMPDSGHVILDGEPLQSHHVQNIGYLPEERGLYKSMKVGEQALYLAQLKGLSKAEAKKRLNYWFDRLEIGDWWNKKIQELSKGMAQKIQFVVTVLHEPKLLIFDEPFSGFDPINANLIKDEILRLKDNGATVIFSTHRMESVEELCDHIALIHKSNKILDGKLTDIKRQFKTNTFEVGIKAADKVALAETISQKFDTSLTDFRSLNDELKLNIKLSENQTSNDLLSYLTSKGEVSHFVEVIPSANDIFIQAVKNN
- a CDS encoding ABC transporter permease produces the protein MNHLPLIIKREYLTKVKNKSFIIMTILSPIIMIALIAVVAYLSQLNNNKTRIISVLDESELVTDIFQNEEHTKYNILNNVSLADAKTIVEEAETYGLLYIPKQDSIDALVKHIKFYSKETPSLSVISGLESKLENRLRDVKLQEQGIDLDKLTASRTSVNIAQESFIGEKTSKLDSYFKLGFGLAAGYLLFMFIIIYGNMIMRSIIEEKTSRIIEIIISSVKPIQLMLGKIIGTSLAGITQFVIWLIIGSILMTVVSAVLGIDLMQQTPQNEMLQQAMENPEAAVEIQNAMAAFYNLPIGNLIIAFILFFIGGYLLYSSLYAAIGAAVDNETDTQQFMLPIIMPLVLAVYIGIFTVIEDPHGTVSTIFSFIPFTSPVVMLMRIPFGVPIWQQVLSFLLLVGTFMLTVWFAAKIYRVGILMYGKKPSYKELIKWIKY
- a CDS encoding mechanosensitive ion channel family protein; the protein is MKEIKNILGKSIQISKDVEISVQNILILLLVLLFATVFLRLLRRLISRKLPSDDKLKFKAVFSYATWFSYVIIVLVTLHTVGVNVTGIFAASAALLIGIGLALQTLFQDIISGVFILIDQSVHVGDIIELDGKIGRVEEIKLRTTRAVTIDNKVLVIPNHLYLTNSLYNWTQNGTTTRESVDVGVAYGSDVQLVKRLLIEAAKGHKDVLEFPGPAVLFMDFGDSSLNFKIAFTLNDSFNARIPKSDIRFEIDRLFRENNVSIPFPQRDIHIIQK
- a CDS encoding sigma-54 dependent transcriptional regulator, which translates into the protein MPKILVIEDEAAIRRVLVKILSEENDTYQVEEAEDGLVGIEKIKKEDYDLVLCDIKMPKMDGVEVLEAVKKIKPETPMVMISGHGDLDTAVNTMRLGAFDYISKPPDLNRLLNTVRIALDRKELVVENKMLKKKVSKNYKMIGESDAISHIKEIIEKVAQTDARVLITGPNGTGKELVAHWLHQKSQRSKGAMIEVNCAAIPSELIESELFGHVKGAFTSANKDRAGKFEAANGGTIFLDEIGDMSLSAQAKVLRALQESRIQRVGSDKDIKVNVRVVAATNKNLKKEIEEGRFREDLYHRLAVILIKVPALNERRDDIPLLIEYFSKKIADEQGTAQKNFSAKAIKLLQEYDWTGNIRELRNVVERLIILGEKEVSEKDVKMFASK
- a CDS encoding flavodoxin family protein — translated: MHKIVILQGSSRSFGDTYKIVNHLVSKSNYDVIDLNTKVIGQYDYEYKNAVDDFMDVITEVITNYDTIIFATPVYWYTMSGIMKAFFDRISDVIRTEKDLGRQLRGKNMAMISTSNSNDIIKGFNMPFVASANYLGMHYLGDIHTWVEDNQIPIEVEHIINTFDAKLNKTLNH
- a CDS encoding PPK2 family polyphosphate kinase; this translates as MKAIKINDFKIQSQIDISKLTTAYDLEADEDDVKDELRKVRRKLGELQDTLYAHGKYAVLVCLQGMDTAGKDSLIREVFKDFNARGVVVHSFKVPTELELKHDFIWRHYIALPARGKFGVFNRTHYENVLVTRVHPSYIMGEHLPHVNSVEDIDDAFWNTRFEQINNFEKHIAETGTIIFKFFLNLSLDEQKNRLLRRLDKPSKNWKFSPGDLKERKLWGAYQECYQDALNRTSKPHAPWFNIPADNKPTARLIVAQIMYDTLKEYTDIKEPELDDAIKANIALYREQLSKE
- a CDS encoding DUF1569 domain-containing protein; this encodes MKDIFDKTVTEEVCKRIDLLTATSDRKWGEMTVDQMLAHCNVAYESVYDNKHPKPKGIKKWMLKTLVKNFVVNEKPYKKNGRTAPEFLVVNERDFEIEKERLHAYINKTQELGGAYFDNKESHSFGKLTKKEWSNMFYKHLNHHLNQFGV
- a CDS encoding DUF2200 domain-containing protein, which translates into the protein MSTTSHHDARIAKMTFASVYPHYVEKVEKKARTKEELHQVIHWLTGYNEQKIEELISEKVTFETFFKNAKLNPNAELIKGVICGYRIEDIENQLTKEVRYLDKLVEELARGRKMEKILRVA
- a CDS encoding alpha/beta hydrolase, which encodes MQKSIYYLSVIALLTFGCVQLTSVQDVIPNHDNFTINSSFVNETRVINVWLPPNYKNSTDAFPVLYMPDGGIKEDFPHIANSIAKLVESKNIPSVILVGIENTERGRDLTGFSEVEADAEYCPLTDGAKNFRAFITEELMLQINTKYRTTSQKGIIGESLAGLFVMETFLLQPNAFDFYIAMDPSLWWNNNYLEQNASTYVNAFPNKKIKLWFAGSGVEDISIHTNNLAKRLQRNAPSTLIWKYEDVPNEKHSTIFRAKKEQALTWIMNPEK
- a CDS encoding M20/M25/M40 family metallo-hydrolase, with translation MKKILLFLFTLSTITSYSQTDEEVLREIYTQSLTNGKSYEWLDYLSNQIGGRLSGSLQAEFAVQWGKEELEKLGLDKVWLQEVMVPKWVRGAKEYAYIESSIKKTTTSVDICALGGSVATNPLGLKAKIIEVQNFEELEKLGEAAIKGKIVFFNRPMQEDLISTFNAYGGCVNQRYNGAVEAEKYGAVGVIVRSMNMRLDDFPHTGSMTYDDLPLEKRIPAAAISTNGAELLSTALKLDENLEFYFKQSCSQFKDVLSYNVIGEITGSEFPKEYFVVGGHLDSWDLGDGSHDDGAGVVQSMDVLRLLKASGIKPKRSIRVVLFMNEENGLRGGNKYAEEAKRKGENHVFALESDAGGFTPRGFSFDCSDANFDQVLSWKPLFKPYLIHYFEKGGSGADVGPLKNDSNVLAGLRPDSQRYFDHHHAANDTFDAVNKRELELGAATMTSLVYLFDKYGTNPLPKQSEIKN
- a CDS encoding nuclear transport factor 2 family protein, with the translated sequence MKNVLALGLLLFVIVSCTKKNRYTQHSPEIDIVKAVINNYDYQKWDSLTMNYADTAKVYYNTRDQFFTAKSLPEYHKRNDSSFLTRAFEENRREFEMVTDDNGKNWVNFWGIWEGNLLENNKKIEMPVHITYQFINKKIVLEYGYWDASQLVLELQRLEDMKKTDTIFIR
- a CDS encoding T9SS type A sorting domain-containing protein yields the protein MKKKLLYLACLATSLTFAQSITNFNSSDMSIYAVVDGTVDQSPTGASTTWSFTSLTSTGTNADTYAAPTGAQTSSFPGTTYVFSSGDNDILLKSIAGELSITGAVTPGLELNYITDNALIGAFPLSFGDNNSDPVAGTFNSGTASGTFSGNIVKMVDGYGTLSMNVVGSGTYSGTVTRLKMLQTVTLDLPPFLNNAGTATQTSYYYYDNSNGNLVFRSNTININIPIVGMDETTTVNEVYLVTLLGLEENVYNEISLVPNPVQSILNVNLKSPTTINAIVISDINGRRVLSTTNNTTAIDVSVLQAGMYIVQVQTDRAVLTKKFIKK